The Dreissena polymorpha isolate Duluth1 chromosome 10, UMN_Dpol_1.0, whole genome shotgun sequence genome includes a region encoding these proteins:
- the LOC127848569 gene encoding toll-like receptor 4 produces MSIFMLLMIGLPLTPLAERIDDMCFPCVCVSSDERGLYKVDCRSKTNLEGRLPQFRTINDSQIRSLNMSGTSLFNLEKQTQTPFENYRSLQELDLYNTSINLLKNNNATVTSETFKGLDTLEVLNIAHNDFPVTSETDSNVFVRLTSLKKLFMYQINVISSGNTSYPGQILKNISTLEEVWIDGFSVVPFGTEFQNMPNLKVIRISGDLIRPIWQYKDYCDIQIVDESTFANLLYVRNLSILNCGVTAILSNAFTKMEHLRMLDLSMNYELGFDNLDGLSSLNSELEVLILDSVKNTNKLECPTQIMKSTVELIQHLKTLKMLSLDNNKISEIDKDAFEKTPAILEHLRVRSNKFELGYYMLYACQMKNLRKLEASFSHMDLQFTSLNDNLELSHPPIHLYYNSTFTGITHKHVNTLFLPKENTTHAGHTNDVDCLKRPLYYIPPVAITAFLPPKLEYIDISHSKIGFPIYGFYIDSENSLKTVIASNSLLYCWAGPVHGVHNIETIDLSNNFCSNVNENFFTSFPKLKRLHLQRNYLYIVVAYKKIFMLNNELEYIDLSINRINKIHPKLFTNQTKMKWINLSSNNLMGFDYTIPQMKSLHVLNLSANHIMTLSKELRSDLEGIVSSRNNINLTLDLTDNVLTCSCDNLEVLEWILEHTLPTSNSLIVIISICYYTHNVSSELPSPVLISGKEDLYFQVAFLQKFCLSYTPLLISLVVILFVIFNIIIGAIIHRFRWKIRYWYYVGNNKDVSFNDYISIEGSLRFQRFKYDIYLAYEEDAREFVLEILRPKLAELGYGVFVHDDILEGLPLCNVLTKSIHASRVVVFVLSRGSRESLEWKIAAHMTNEESNHRGKPISLAMFYDSNSTRGLPEGLQLMRRDAFIDYPANGNEDECTAFFEDFKDKVKFIMNTKTVNS; encoded by the coding sequence ATGTCGATTTTCATGCTGCTGATGATTGGGCTGCCCTTGACCCCTCTAGCCGAACGTATTGATGATATGTGTTTcccgtgtgtgtgtgtttcaagcgatgaacGAGGTTTGTACAAAGTGGACTGTAGATCCAAGACAAATCTGGAAGGGAGATTGCCACAGTTCAGGACAATTAATGACAGTCAGATTAGATCCCTGAATATGTCTGGTACAAGCCTCTTTAATTTggagaaacaaacacaaacacctTTTGAAAATTATCGTAGTTTACAAGAACTTGATTTGTACAATACTTCCATTAATTTGTTGAAGAACAACAATGCAACAGTTACTAGTGAGACTTTCAAAGGACTTGATACTTTGGAAGTTCTCAATATCGCGCATAACGATTTCCCAGTTACAAGTGAAACTGACAGTAACGTTTTCGTACGTTTAACTTCTCTGAAAAAACTgtttatgtatcaaataaatGTGATATCAAGCGGTAATACTAGTTATCCAGGGCAGATCttgaaaaatatttcaacattggAAGAAGTATGGATTGATGGATTTTCAGTTGTTCCCTTTGGAACGGAGTTTCAGAATATGCCAAACTTAAAAGTCATTCGAATATCAGGGGACTTAATCAGGCCAATATGGCAGTACAAAGATTACTGTGACATACAAATTGTCGATGAATCCACATTTGCAAACTTGTTGTATGTCAGAAATTTATCGATCCTTAATTGTGGCGTGACCGCAATTTTGAGTAACGCCTTTACAAAAATGGAGCATCTTCGAATGTTAGATTTGTCTATGAATTATGAGTTGGGCTTCGACAATCTCGACGGTTTGAGTAGTCTTAATTCAGAACTAGAAGTCCTCATTTTGGACAGTGTAAAAAACACGAACAAACTAGAATGTCCGACCCAAATTATGAAATCGACGGTAGAATTGATTCAGCATTTAAAAACTCTAAAAATGCTGTCATTAGATAATAATAAGATATCAGAAATCGACAAAGATGCTTTTGAAAAAACTCCAGCAATTCTAGAACATCTACGAGTAAGAAGTAATAAATTTGAGCTAGGATATTATATGCTCTATGCATGtcaaatgaaaaatttaagaAAACTCGAGGCATCATTTTCCCACATGGATCTCCAGTTCACTAGTTTAAATGACAACTTAGAGCTTTCCCATCCTCCAATACATCTATATTATAATAGCACATTTACTGGGATAACCCATAAACATGTTAATACTTTATTTCTTCCAAAGGAGAACACAACACATGCAGGACATACCAATGATGTAGACTGCCTCAAACGTCCATTATACTATATTCCACCTGTTGCAATTACAGCTTTTCTTCCACCAAAACTGGAATACATCGATATAAGTCACAGTAAAATAGGATTTCCAATATACGGTTTTTATATCGATTCAGAAAACTCACTTAAAACAGTTATTGCTTCTAATTCGCTTTTGTACTGCTGGGCTGGGCCGGTACATGGCGTACACAATATCGAAACTATTGATCTCAGTAACaacttttgttcaaatgttaatgaaaatttCTTTACCAGCTTTCCAAAACTAAAACGTTTACATCTCCAACGAAATTACCTTTACATTGTTGTTGCATATAAGAAGATTTTTATGTTAAACAACGAACTTGAATACATTGACTTATCTATCAACAGAATCAATAAAATCCATCCAAAACTATTTACAAATCAGACCAAAATGAAATGGATAAATTTATCATCGAATAATTTAATGGGCTTTGATTATACTATACCTCAGATGAAATCGCTACACGTTTTAAATCTATCAGCTAATCATATAATGACACTCAGTAAAGAATTGCGTTCTGATCTTGAAGGAATTGTGTCATCCAGAAACAATATAAATTTGACGTTAGACCTTACTGATAATGTCTTAACCTGTTCATGTGACAACCTGGAAGTACTAGAGTGGATCCTTGAACACACACTTCCAACTTCAAATTCTTTGATCGTGATTATATCTATATGCTATTACACTCATAATGTCTCTTCGGAGCTTCCTTCACCTGTATTGATCAGTGGCAAAGAGGATTTGTACTTCCAAGTTGCCTTTCTTCAAAAGTTTTGTCTTTCATACACACCGCTTCTTATTTCATTAGTTGTCATACTCTTTGTCATCTTTAATATCATCATTGGGGCTATCATACATCGGTTTAGATGGAAGATTAGGTACTGGTATTATGTTGGAAACAACAAAGATGTTAGTTTCAATGACTACATATCTATCGAAGGTTCGTTACGATTTCAAAGATTCAAATACGATATATACCTGGCGTACGAGGAAGACGCTCGAGAATTTGTGTTGGAAATACTAAGACCCAAACTTGCAGAACTGGGATATGGTGTGTTTGTACATGACGACATACTGGAAGGACTACCGCTTTGCAACGTTCTGACAAAATCTATCCATGCGAGTCGCGTTGTTGTTTTTGTGCTTTCAAGGGGGTCCAGAGAAAGTTTGGAATGGAAGATCGCTGCACATATGACGAATGAAGAATCAAACCACAGAGGAAAACCGATATCATTGGCGATGTTCTACGATTCCAACTCAACACGAGGACTCCCGGAGGGTTTACAGCTCATGAGAAGGGATGCGTTTATCGATTACCCTGCCAACGGTAATGAAGATGAATGTACCGCCTTTTTTGAGGACTTCAAAGATAAAGTGAAGTTTATTATGAATACCAAAACAGTTAACTCATAA
- the LOC127848544 gene encoding uncharacterized protein LOC127848544, with translation MLCCPDASGCYKEGFRCCGNGLACLETTQCCGLECCGDGFECFDGGCYEINITTSTTAETTPTSLSTLTTTNATTTAKSSPSPTVYPSSTDFTENPGKYRTPIAETMIATAVTEINVTWAYVVFPLVAIGVILILLAVCFVISSRTGSYSPNGFSSKVSAYVIKMKTLVYGPAKE, from the exons ATGCTGTGCTGTCCGGACGCCTCTGGGTGCTATAAGGAGGGGTTTCGTTGCTGTGGCAACGGACTGGCGTGCCTGGAAACCACGCAGTGCTGTGGGCTGGAATGCTGCGGGGACGGGTTCGAATGCTTTGATGGCGGTTGTTATGAAAT AAACATAACGACATCAACAACAGCAGAAACAACACCAACATCGTTATCAACATTAACTACAACAAACGCGACGACAACAGCCAAGTCCTCCCCGTCACCGACAGTGTATCCATCAAGTACCGACTTTACGGAAAATCCCGGAAAATACCGAACGCCAATTGCAGAGACGATGATTGCTACGGCCGTGACGGAAATTAACGTTACATGGGCTTACGTCGTCTTCCCATTGGTTGCGATTGGAGTCATTCTTATTCTACTTGCCGTCT GTTTTGTTATTTCATCAAGGACCGGGTCATACTCGCCAAACGGCTTCAGTAGTAAGGTGAGCGCCTACGTGATCAAGATGAAGACACTTGTGTACGGACCTGCCAAGGAATAG